Proteins found in one Streptomyces sp. NBC_00461 genomic segment:
- a CDS encoding extracellular solute-binding protein, with the protein MTDSHLPRRTLLRYGAYGAGAAALAATAASWDRLTGADIPGRDDGSLVVATLGSAFDPATVDALTKGFHRLHPDIPLRVNAVQAVDWSDFFAKILTQIAAGTAPDLVYVATEGVQLFAQRLGVPLDRWVRRDAAQLREYFADVHPSLVESMMYEGNLYQLPMEFNAADIYLNKQVLKRAGAGFPAADWSRDDFTALLREMKRTGGAHFTPYFWTNRLWGGVMPWLFANGTNLLKESKAPGGSWLWDAFYPAADRQGRGGGFRWTTPQVTADRVEEAYDYLASLVQENLCSRPEGGNGSNLVGVFSTGRVGVTPAGGFWAGGLQLAGMRAADYDVQYFPRWRTQRHQFGAAGYALLRTSKKQEAAWEFIKYAARKDTMTRLFKSNQTTPARRSMLNAARYAASGPAHWRVFYDTLDRFPDTGPIPAPPQVAEVTDVLLKYTGTALASPRAVGPALRRMQSDLEQAMEREV; encoded by the coding sequence ATGACTGACTCGCACCTCCCCCGCCGCACGCTGCTGCGGTACGGCGCATACGGGGCCGGAGCAGCCGCCCTGGCCGCGACCGCCGCGAGCTGGGACCGGCTCACGGGAGCCGACATCCCCGGCCGTGACGACGGCTCCCTCGTCGTCGCCACCCTCGGCTCCGCCTTCGACCCGGCCACCGTCGACGCCCTCACCAAGGGCTTCCACCGGCTCCACCCCGACATCCCGCTGCGGGTGAACGCGGTGCAGGCCGTCGACTGGTCGGACTTCTTCGCGAAGATCCTCACCCAGATCGCCGCGGGCACCGCCCCCGACCTGGTGTATGTGGCCACCGAGGGCGTGCAGTTGTTCGCCCAACGGCTCGGCGTGCCCCTGGACCGTTGGGTGCGGCGGGACGCGGCTCAACTGCGTGAGTACTTCGCCGACGTCCACCCCTCGCTGGTGGAGTCGATGATGTACGAGGGGAACCTCTACCAGCTGCCGATGGAGTTCAACGCCGCCGACATCTACCTCAACAAGCAGGTGCTGAAACGGGCGGGCGCGGGTTTCCCGGCGGCCGACTGGAGCCGCGACGACTTCACCGCGCTGCTGCGGGAGATGAAACGTACCGGCGGTGCGCACTTCACGCCGTACTTCTGGACCAACCGGCTGTGGGGCGGCGTGATGCCCTGGCTCTTCGCAAACGGCACGAACCTGCTGAAGGAGTCGAAGGCGCCCGGCGGCTCCTGGCTGTGGGACGCCTTCTACCCGGCCGCCGACCGGCAGGGGCGCGGCGGGGGCTTCCGCTGGACGACCCCGCAGGTCACCGCCGACCGGGTCGAGGAGGCGTACGACTATCTCGCTTCCCTCGTCCAGGAGAACCTGTGCTCCCGGCCCGAGGGCGGCAACGGCAGCAATCTGGTCGGCGTGTTCTCCACCGGCCGCGTCGGCGTCACACCGGCAGGCGGATTCTGGGCGGGCGGCCTGCAGCTGGCCGGCATGCGGGCCGCCGACTACGACGTGCAGTACTTCCCGCGCTGGCGTACCCAGCGCCACCAGTTCGGCGCGGCGGGCTACGCGCTGCTGCGCACCTCGAAGAAGCAGGAAGCCGCCTGGGAGTTCATCAAATACGCGGCCCGCAAGGACACCATGACCCGGCTGTTCAAGAGCAACCAGACCACCCCGGCCCGGCGTTCGATGCTGAACGCCGCACGCTACGCCGCGAGCGGCCCGGCACACTGGCGGGTCTTCTACGACACCCTCGACCGGTTTCCCGACACCGGCCCGATCCCCGCGCCGCCGCAGGTCGCCGAGGTGACCGACGTCCTGCTCAAGTACACCGGCACTGCGCTGGCCTCGCCGCGCGCGGTGGGTCCCGCCCTGCGCCGGATGCAGAGCGACCTGGAGCAGGCCATGGAGCGTGAGGTATGA